GCAGTCTGGACGATGACGCGAGCAGTCGATTGAACCATGCGCAGATCGCACAGAAAATCGATGCCATTCCCATCAGGAAGCATGATATCCAGGATGAAGAAGTCCACCGGCAGCTCGGAGATAAACAGTTGAGCTTCAGCGATGGTCCGGGCTACCACGACCTTTTGTTCGGGATAGTTGGTTTTCAACCAGCGTCGAAGATGACCCGACACGATGTCGTTGTCCTCCAGGATCAGCAGGTAGGAATCGCGTTGCGTTATGGCCATGCGCAGGTACGTGATTCTTCTAAAGAGCGCCGAGAACCAGGCCGGGCGGGCTGGGTCGTGCGGAGCCCTCGCCATGGCAGAGACGCCGTTATCGACTGTCCTGGTCGATCAGTTTTCATCCCTTAGTTTGGCTCATGTTTACAAGAGGCGGCTGCGGCTATTCTGCAGTTCCTAGTCATCTCTTCGGCAGACGACGAACTTGCTTAAGCAAAGTTTCTTGAAGGAAGGATACGGGAGCTTCTGACCTGGGCGGCAGTGGCTTGAACCCGCAGGGTTCACAGACATTAGACGGGGGTGCTGGCACCCCCTGACCCGTCAAAAACTCGGAGCATCGCGCAGCGATGCCACCGGCTATGAATCGGGGTGCTCAACTTCCGTATGAACAAGGGATTTAGCGGCCTCGACGTGTTCCGCTGGGCCGAGGTTTTGTGCCCTTGCTCTGAGTTTGGGGACGGCTCGATGGAGGGCGGCCCGAGGTGGGGCGAGGTGAGCCTGGTTTCACCGAGCTGGAAAAAGGTTTAGGCTGACCATAGGCGCCTCTGCCTTTCCCGCTGCTTCGCTGCGAAGCGCGGGCCGATCGGGCCGCGGATCTGGGGCGCGAGACAATCCGGTGCATCGGCTTATTGGTGCGCATCGACTCGATGGTCTTGGGCCGCGGCTTCGGCACCAGGAGGATCGGGCAGCCCTCATAGCCGAAGGACTGTCGGAGCATGTCGCAAAGATACTTTTTATACTGGGGCGAGAACAGCTCGTCCTTATTGACAAACAGCAGGAAGGTTGGGGGAGTCGTCCGAACCTGGGTGGCGTAAAAGAACTTGAGCAGATTGCCGGTGCTGCTGATGGGTTGACGTTTTTGAATCGCGTCCTGGAGGGTGCGATTAAGCAAGGCTGTCGGGATGTTCTGGCGCAATTGCGATGCCACGTAACGTACTGCCTCCAGGAGCCGCTCGAGATTGAATCCAGAATGGGCGGACGTGAAGATGACTGGGGCATAGTCGAGGAAGAAGAGGCGCTTTTGAACCCACTCGCCGAACTCGCCCAGAGTCGTCATCGCTGTTGGGGCGGTCTTCTCATTGCGATCCTTTCGATTCCGCCTCCCGATCTCCTCCTCGCGCGCCTTGCGCACAGATTCTTCGACCAAGTCCCACTTGTTCACCACCACGATGCAGGCTTTGGATTCCTCCACGATCTTGTCAGCAATTTTCTTGTCTTGCTCGAGGATGCCGGACTCGGCGTCGACCACCATGACGGCGATGTCGCAGCGTCCGATCGAATCCTCGCTGCGCTTCACGCTGAAGAACTCCACCGTATCGTCCACTCGACGGGATTTGCGCATCCCGGCCGTGTCGATCAGCACATAGCGCTGCCGCACGCCATCGGTGTCGACTTCGAAGGGCACATCCACTGAATCGCGGGTGGTGCCGGGAATGGGGCTAACGATCACGCGCTCGGAACGGGTGAGCGCGTTGATGATGGAAGACTTGCCAACGTTTGGCCGGCCAACGATCGCCAGCTTGATTACTTCGAGAGCCGCCTCTGGTTCGTGCGGAGCCCTGGCCTCCGCCTTTGGAACCAATTTCAGGGCTTCCGTCATCAGTGCCGGAATGCCCAAGCCATGGATGGCGCTGACGGCGAAAATACGATCAAATCCCAGCGAGGAGAATTCCGCGGCGCCGGCTTCGGATCGGGAGTCGTCGGTCTTATTGACCGCCACAAAGATGGGCTTGCCACAACGTCGCAAGCGTTGGGCGACCTCCTCGTCGAGCGGGACCACGCCCTCCCGCACGTTGACCACCATGATGATCAGGTGTGCGGACTGGATGGCCAGGTCCACCTGATCCACCGCGGCTTTGACGATCACGTCAGTCGAGGTCTCCCCCCGGAGCAGCCCAATGCCGCCGGTATCGATCAGGGTGAAGGGGTTTCCCTGCCATTCGAGTTCGGCGGTGATTCGGTCGCGGGTCACCCCTGGTTGATCATGCACGATCGCGATCCGCCGCCCGGCAATACGGTTGAAGAGCGCTGATTTGCCCACATTGGGCCGTCCCACGATAGCTATGATTCCCGACATGGACACAGCATGGGCAACCTGGGTCCTCCCGGCAAAGCAAATTGTTAGTCCACGAAGAACGTCTCGTTGGCGAGGAGCAGCACCTGGGCATACTTCTCCAGCGCACTGAGCCCCTTCTGCTTCGGAGGCAGAGGGCCGCCGAAGTCCTCTTTGGCCTGCCATCGCGACCGTTGGCTGGGCTCCTTAGCATCGGAATTGGATGCCCCCGTGTATTTCAAGCGTGGGATCCACTGGAAGGAATCGAAGCTCTCATTCTCCCGGGCGTCGGTGACAAAGTCGATGGTGTCGCCTTCCTTGACTTTGATCCTTTCCAGGATGGTGTTGGTGCTGGAGTGATACGCCGTCCATTCGCCCAGTTTGCGTTGGCCGTTCAGGAGAACGGTGGCTCGGACTCCGTCACCCTGTTCGCTGGGGTGGTTCAGCTCGCCTTTGAAATGCAGTGTCCCGGCGCGTGGCGCAGTCCACCGGCGCACGGCGGCAAACCCCGGATTCTTGCCGGGATGGCCGCCTTCGGCATTCAATAGCACCCAGCCCAATTTGGAATCGGGCAGTTCCTTGCCGCCTTGCCAGGAGTAGTTGTTAAAATGAGGCAGTGGGGTGAATTTTTCCAGCTTGCCCGAGGTGAGTTCGATGGAGCCGTAGCCGTATTGCCAGGCTGGGATCTCCGGGGGCGGTTCGCTCGCAGGCTGCTTTAAGAACTCCTTACCCCATCGGATCTCTTCCGGCTCCGGGCTGCGCTGATAGATCAGGGCGTACAGGTGGCGGATTTGCGCCTCCTCGCCCGACACCTTCTTGAAGTCCTCGCGTTCCACCACCCCTCGAGCTTTGTCGACCACGAACGGGCTGTTCATCAGAAAGAGCGCCTGCTGCGGAACGGTGGTGCTGAAGCGTTGGGAGCTGCTCGTGTCGGGGCTGGCGAAATCGAAAGTCCTAAACAGTCCAGGCAGATTCTGTCGTTCCACAAATCCATAGACGGTGCGCTTGGTGGCGAAGGGTTCGGTGGTGATATCCACCGGTTGCCCTCCTCCGTTGCGGTCCAACTTTCCAGAGAGATCGAGCAGTGTGTCGCGCATGGACTCGAAATCCAGGCGTCGCCGATTCTGCTTCCAGTAGAGCTGGTTTCCGGGGTCCGCCTTGACCGCTGGCGGACGATCGTCGCTCGATTGCTGATAGGCGGAGGACAGCATCAGCAGTCGATGCAGCTTTTTCACCGACCAGCCTTCTTTGATGAACGTGGATGCCAAAAAGTCCAACAGCTCTGGGTGGCTGGGCGGATCGGATCGCAAACCAAAGTCGCTGGGAGTTCGAGCCAATGGGGTGCCGAAATGATAATTCCACACACGGTTCACCCACACCCGAGCCGTGAGCGGATTGTCGGGGCTGGCGATGGCCTCGGCCATCTCGAGACGGCCGCTGCCTTTCTGGAATGGCCGTCGGTCGGGACCGCTCAGGACCTCCAGGAACTGCCGGGGCACTTTCTCGCCCGGATTTCCTGGGTTGCCCCGCTTAAACACCACCGGTTCATGCGGCTTGTCGTTGTCCATCATCGCCATGGCCCGGGGTGGAGCTCCGGCATGAACTGCGTCGAGCTCATCGATCTTCCGCTGAAGCGCGCGAAGTTTCTGCTGCACGGGGGTCGGGAATAGCCGGTGGAGCTCGTCCGGATTCAGCACCAGGGGATTCTCTTTCGAGGCCAGCAACTCCTGAACTTCGGGGAGGGGTGAACCAGTTATTGAGTTGGTGGCGCCCTTCACGTCGGCCAAACGCTTGAAGCACTCATTGTATCGGTCGGCCACCTCCCTCAAACTTTTAGGCGGCGCGCTGGTCATCCAATAGTCGGAGGAGGGGCCAGTTAGTGATGCTTTAAGCTGGTTGGCCAACAGCGCCTTCGACGCCTCGGCGAAATTGGTGTCGGATAAGGAGCTGAAAGCAAACCAGCTGATCAACGCCGCCGGCGGCTGCTTGGACCAGGCTTCATACCGCTCCCGAAACTTGTTGGCCACGACTGGCTCGAGTTTGCGTTCCCGGGCCAGCTTTTCCTTGGCCTCGCCGTCGCTGAGCTTGCTGGCATCCCGCGCCACCAGCAAGTAGTCACCAAACTGGGCGGTGACCTTGCGCAGAGCCTCGGCGTCCTGCTCCTCCCGATACTTGGCTCGTTCATCCAGACGTTTTTTGCGCTCTTCCACGTACTGGGGGTACTCTTTGGGTAGGGCCGATTTACCCAACAGGGGCTTTTCGGCGGGCTCGTGGGAGCTGGCGAACACGCCGTACAGCGAATAATAGTCTTTGATCGAAATCGGATCCGACTTGTGGTCGTGGCACCGCGCGCATCCCACTGTCAGGCCCATCATGCCACGCATGACTACGTCAATTCGGTCATCGATGATGTCGGCCTGGTTATTCAGAAAACGTCGACCCAGGGTCAGGAACCCCATGGCGGCCAAGGCGCGTTTGTCCTCGCCGGGAGTGAGCTGGTCTGCAGCCAGCTGCTCCTTCAGAAAGCGGTCGTAGGGCAGATCTTCATTGAAGGCCCGAATGACGTAATCGCGATAGGTGTAGGAGTACGGATAGCGGCGCTCCTCCTCGAAAACATAACCCTTCGTGTCCGCATAGCGGGCGATATCGAGCCAGTACCGAGACCAGCGCTCTCCATAGGCGGGGGAATCCAGCAGTTGGTCGATGACCCGGCGGAAGGCGTCGGGTGACTTGTCGTTGAGAAACCGTTCGACCTCGGTTGGCGACGGAGGAAGCCCGGTCAGGTCGAAGAACGCGCGACGGATGAGCGTTCGGCGATCGGCCTGGGGAGAAAGCTTCAGTCCCTTCGGCTCCAAGCGTGCCAGCAGGAAAGCATCGACTGCGGT
This genomic stretch from Verrucomicrobiales bacterium harbors:
- a CDS encoding PSD1 domain-containing protein, producing the protein MNSNQAAVSQYLSLSLAWVLLLTRAGGAFAASPDAHAGIEFFEKEIRPILVENCYACHSSQAEKGIKGGLNLETSAGLRKGGENGPAIVPGDPEHSLLIKAVRYGDEHLQMPPKDKKLPAPQIQNLEAWVKMGAPDPRTGAVHKASAAVDPKSHWAFKPIVSPPVPAVKNQSQIQTAVDAFLLARLEPKGLKLSPQADRRTLIRRAFFDLTGLPPSPTEVERFLNDKSPDAFRRVIDQLLDSPAYGERWSRYWLDIARYADTKGYVFEEERRYPYSYTYRDYVIRAFNEDLPYDRFLKEQLAADQLTPGEDKRALAAMGFLTLGRRFLNNQADIIDDRIDVVMRGMMGLTVGCARCHDHKSDPISIKDYYSLYGVFASSHEPAEKPLLGKSALPKEYPQYVEERKKRLDERAKYREEQDAEALRKVTAQFGDYLLVARDASKLSDGEAKEKLARERKLEPVVANKFRERYEAWSKQPPAALISWFAFSSLSDTNFAEASKALLANQLKASLTGPSSDYWMTSAPPKSLREVADRYNECFKRLADVKGATNSITGSPLPEVQELLASKENPLVLNPDELHRLFPTPVQQKLRALQRKIDELDAVHAGAPPRAMAMMDNDKPHEPVVFKRGNPGNPGEKVPRQFLEVLSGPDRRPFQKGSGRLEMAEAIASPDNPLTARVWVNRVWNYHFGTPLARTPSDFGLRSDPPSHPELLDFLASTFIKEGWSVKKLHRLLMLSSAYQQSSDDRPPAVKADPGNQLYWKQNRRRLDFESMRDTLLDLSGKLDRNGGGQPVDITTEPFATKRTVYGFVERQNLPGLFRTFDFASPDTSSSQRFSTTVPQQALFLMNSPFVVDKARGVVEREDFKKVSGEEAQIRHLYALIYQRSPEPEEIRWGKEFLKQPASEPPPEIPAWQYGYGSIELTSGKLEKFTPLPHFNNYSWQGGKELPDSKLGWVLLNAEGGHPGKNPGFAAVRRWTAPRAGTLHFKGELNHPSEQGDGVRATVLLNGQRKLGEWTAYHSSTNTILERIKVKEGDTIDFVTDARENESFDSFQWIPRLKYTGASNSDAKEPSQRSRWQAKEDFGGPLPPKQKGLSALEKYAQVLLLANETFFVD
- the der gene encoding ribosome biogenesis GTPase Der — encoded protein: MSGIIAIVGRPNVGKSALFNRIAGRRIAIVHDQPGVTRDRITAELEWQGNPFTLIDTGGIGLLRGETSTDVIVKAAVDQVDLAIQSAHLIIMVVNVREGVVPLDEEVAQRLRRCGKPIFVAVNKTDDSRSEAGAAEFSSLGFDRIFAVSAIHGLGIPALMTEALKLVPKAEARAPHEPEAALEVIKLAIVGRPNVGKSSIINALTRSERVIVSPIPGTTRDSVDVPFEVDTDGVRQRYVLIDTAGMRKSRRVDDTVEFFSVKRSEDSIGRCDIAVMVVDAESGILEQDKKIADKIVEESKACIVVVNKWDLVEESVRKAREEEIGRRNRKDRNEKTAPTAMTTLGEFGEWVQKRLFFLDYAPVIFTSAHSGFNLERLLEAVRYVASQLRQNIPTALLNRTLQDAIQKRQPISSTGNLLKFFYATQVRTTPPTFLLFVNKDELFSPQYKKYLCDMLRQSFGYEGCPILLVPKPRPKTIESMRTNKPMHRIVSRPRSAARSARASQRSSGKGRGAYGQPKPFSSSVKPGSPRPTSGRPPSSRPQTQSKGTKPRPSGTRRGR